A single genomic interval of Lathyrus oleraceus cultivar Zhongwan6 chromosome 7, CAAS_Psat_ZW6_1.0, whole genome shotgun sequence harbors:
- the LOC127104902 gene encoding uncharacterized protein LOC127104902: MDAPLPYKKQGVCTAGRAEPERTLRARLRKAKREKLERPDQEEEETVSVHTEKSNSDSETESIQEVMADDPPRPERLLGDYGGNNNPGGCMTIVNQPVNVEQFQLHPSTINQLERKSFAGRVNEDANKHLKRFLTMCTTLKMPGHSEEAIRLRMFPFTLTDEAEEWFYSLPARSITTWEEMERAFLQEYFPASVALRKRYKILNFKQKEGESLGDAYKRFKRILVACPTHNMDETEQIQMFVNGLRIQTRQILDSAAGGSANFSTAIGMKKIIEAIASNEHLDLYDRVSSKTALIDLKLETNKQVKIEDDVAAEVEKRLKALNINAQKVAQVQQTPNDACEICNGPHNTNHPNFAWRDQKGNVQQQGQSQYPNQYQQQQQHVPKKADWEIAIEKMAAHNIQFQDETRNNHKNTTASIKNLEVQMGQIAQQLANAQAPGGLPSSTVINPRDNQGVKAVVTRRGKAIEEAEK, translated from the exons ATGGATGCTCCCCTCCCATATAAAAAACAGGGAGTTTGCACGGCCGGCCGTGCAG aaccagaaaGAACTCTCCGTGCTCGATTGAGAAAAGCTAAGCGAGAAAAACTGGAGAGACCAGATCAAGAGGAAGAGGAAACTGTTTCCGTGCATACAGAAAAGTCAAATTCGGATTCAGAAACAGAATCAATTCAGGAAGTCATGGCTGACGATCCACCACGACCTGAAAGACTTCTTGGTGATTATGGGGGTAATAACAATCCGGGTGGGTGTATGACAATTGTGAACCAACCGGTGAATGTTGAGCAGTTTCAGCTACATCCCAGCACGATTAATCAACTAGAAAGGAAGTCCTTTgctggaagagtgaatgaagatgcaaATAAGCATCTCAAACGATTCCTCACCATGTGCACTACTCTCAAGATGCCTGGACATAGCGAAGAAGCAATAAGACTTCGCATGTTTCCTTTTACTCTTACTGATGAAGCAGAAGAGTGGTTTTACTCTCTACCAGCTCGTAGCATCACCACATGGGAAGAGATGGAGAGAGCGTTCTTGCAAGAATACTTTCCCGCATCTGTCGCATTGAGGAAGAGATACAAGATCCTGAATTTTAAGCAaaaggagggtgagtcactaggagatgctTACAAAAGATTCAAACGGATCttagtggcttgtcctactcatAACATGGACGAAACAGAACAAATacaaatgtttgttaatggttTGCGAATTCAGACAAGACAAATTCTCGactcagcagctggtggctcagccaacTTTTCAACAGCCATTGGCATGAAGAAGATAATTGAGGCTATTGCTTCAAATGAGCATCTGGATTTGTATGATAGGGTCTCGAGCAAAACTGCACTGATTGATTTGAAGCTTGAGACAAATAAGCAGGTAAAAATTGAAGACGATGTAGCTGCAGAAGTGGAAAAAAGGCTAAAAGCATTGAATATAAATGCTCAGAAGGTGGCTCAGGTGCAACAAACACCAAATGATGCTTGTGAAATATGTAATGGACCCCATAACACG aaccatccaaactttgCATGGAGAGATCAGAAAGGGAACGTGCAGCAGCAAGGCCAGAGCCAGTATCCTAatcaatatcagcaacaacagcaacatgTTCCAAAGAAAGCAGATTGGGAAATAGCCATTGAGAAGATGGCAGCTCACAACATTCAGTTTCAAGACGAGACAAGGAATAATCATAAGAATACGACAGCTTCTATCAAAAATCTGGAAGTCCAAATGGGTCAAATTGCACAACAATTGGCAAATGCGCAAGCACCGGGTGGTCTACCCAGTTCTACTGTAATCAACCCCAGAGACAATCAAGGTGTTAAGGCCGTTGTAACAAGGAGAGGAAAAGCTATTGAAGAAGCTGAGAAATAG